In the Desulfuromonas sp. genome, one interval contains:
- a CDS encoding isoleucine--tRNA ligase: MEYKDTLNLPQTEFPMRGNLPNREPEFIEKWQELDLQGKIEEAGAGRPNFTLHDGPPYANGHIHIGHALNKILKDIVIKSKRMQGFYTPYVPGWDCHGLPIELKVDQELGKKKREMSKAEIRKECRAYAQKWITIQSEEFQRLGIFGDWENPYLTMTTDYEAATARELARFAERGCMYKGKKPVHWCPSCVTALAEAEVEYDDHTSPSIYVKFPFTDELPTELAELKGKKLSFVIWTTTPWTIPANLAVCLHPELPYVAVEVGTDVLVMAEGLYEQVMKNLEIEDYKVLATFQAPLFEKKTCRHPIYDRDSLLVLGDYVTLEAGTGCVHTAPGHGQDDYVTGLKYGLEIYNPVDDYGRYREDLEFFGKMNVKSDANPAVTAKLTEVGALLSESKMSHSYPHCWRCKKPIIFRATEQWFISMEANELRQKSLKHINDVQWIPHWGRERIYNMIENRPDWCISRQRTWGVPITVLYCKKCGEAIADGKVMHHIADRFEQGGSDIWFEQEAKELVPAGTACGACGHDDFDKEMDILDVWFDSGVSHAAVLEQRDNLKTPADMYLEGSDQHRGWFHSSLLASVGTRDVAPYKAVLTHGFVLDEKGRPMSKSVGNVVAPEKVINKFGAEILRLWVATQDYRNDTRVGDHILQQVSEAYRRIRNTARYILGNLSDFDPATDMVAAGDMQEIDRWAVSRLEDLVSRVEKSYDDYEFHVLYHAVHNFCSVDMSSFYLDILKDRLYTTKQASPERRSAQTAMYMIIDALTRLVAPVLSFTADEIWWQLPGEREESVHLAGFPRFEKKLRDPELEERYKQLIAIRSDVTKALELARNEKTVGHSLDARVTIAASGDAKALLEQYRDELATLFIVSQAELTDSLGAEAQSGDEVEGLKVAVAKADGEKCERCWNYRTTVGTNSDHPSICSSCSDALS; this comes from the coding sequence ATGGAATACAAGGACACGCTTAATCTGCCGCAAACCGAATTCCCGATGCGGGGCAACCTGCCGAACCGGGAGCCGGAATTTATCGAAAAGTGGCAGGAACTCGACCTGCAAGGGAAGATTGAGGAGGCCGGAGCCGGCCGCCCGAATTTCACCCTGCATGATGGCCCGCCGTATGCCAACGGTCACATCCACATCGGTCACGCCCTCAACAAGATCCTCAAGGATATCGTCATCAAGTCGAAGCGGATGCAGGGCTTCTACACCCCCTACGTTCCGGGTTGGGACTGTCACGGCCTGCCGATCGAGCTCAAGGTCGACCAGGAGCTCGGCAAGAAGAAACGCGAAATGAGCAAAGCCGAAATCCGCAAGGAGTGCCGCGCCTACGCCCAGAAGTGGATCACGATCCAGAGCGAGGAGTTTCAACGCCTCGGCATCTTCGGTGACTGGGAGAACCCGTACCTGACGATGACCACCGATTACGAGGCGGCGACGGCCCGCGAGCTCGCCCGCTTTGCCGAACGCGGTTGCATGTACAAGGGCAAGAAACCGGTCCACTGGTGTCCGAGCTGCGTCACCGCCCTGGCCGAGGCCGAGGTTGAGTACGACGATCACACCTCGCCGTCGATCTACGTCAAGTTCCCGTTCACCGACGAACTGCCGACCGAACTTGCCGAGCTAAAGGGAAAGAAGCTCTCCTTCGTCATCTGGACGACGACGCCATGGACGATCCCGGCCAATCTCGCCGTCTGCCTGCATCCGGAGCTGCCGTATGTCGCGGTTGAAGTCGGCACCGATGTGCTGGTCATGGCCGAAGGGCTCTACGAGCAGGTGATGAAGAACCTCGAGATTGAGGACTACAAAGTTCTGGCAACCTTCCAGGCGCCGCTTTTCGAGAAGAAGACCTGCCGGCACCCGATCTACGACCGCGATTCTCTGCTGGTCCTCGGTGACTACGTCACCCTCGAGGCCGGCACCGGCTGTGTTCACACCGCTCCCGGCCACGGCCAGGATGACTACGTGACCGGCCTGAAGTACGGCCTTGAGATCTACAACCCGGTCGACGACTACGGGCGCTACCGCGAGGACCTTGAGTTCTTCGGCAAGATGAATGTCAAGAGTGACGCCAACCCGGCAGTCACCGCAAAACTGACTGAAGTCGGCGCCCTGCTCAGTGAAAGCAAGATGTCGCACAGCTACCCGCACTGCTGGCGCTGCAAGAAACCGATCATCTTCCGCGCCACCGAGCAGTGGTTCATCTCGATGGAAGCGAACGAACTGCGCCAGAAATCGCTCAAGCATATCAACGACGTGCAGTGGATTCCGCACTGGGGTCGCGAGCGGATCTACAACATGATCGAGAACCGCCCCGACTGGTGCATCAGCCGCCAGCGGACCTGGGGGGTACCGATCACGGTGCTTTACTGCAAGAAGTGCGGCGAGGCGATTGCCGACGGCAAGGTGATGCATCACATCGCCGACCGGTTCGAACAGGGCGGCAGTGATATCTGGTTCGAGCAGGAGGCGAAAGAGCTGGTTCCGGCAGGGACCGCCTGCGGTGCCTGCGGTCATGACGACTTCGACAAGGAGATGGACATCCTCGATGTCTGGTTCGACTCCGGCGTCTCACACGCCGCCGTACTCGAGCAGCGCGATAACCTCAAGACCCCGGCCGATATGTACCTCGAGGGGAGCGACCAGCATCGTGGCTGGTTTCACTCGAGCCTGCTCGCTTCGGTCGGCACCCGCGACGTCGCTCCGTACAAGGCGGTTCTGACCCACGGCTTCGTGCTCGATGAAAAAGGGCGGCCGATGTCAAAATCGGTCGGCAATGTCGTCGCCCCGGAGAAGGTCATCAACAAGTTCGGCGCCGAGATCCTGCGCCTCTGGGTCGCCACCCAGGACTACCGCAACGACACCCGGGTCGGCGACCACATCCTGCAACAGGTCTCCGAGGCCTATCGCCGCATCCGCAATACCGCCCGTTACATCCTCGGCAACCTCAGCGACTTCGATCCGGCGACCGATATGGTTGCGGCCGGCGACATGCAGGAGATCGACCGCTGGGCCGTCTCGCGGCTCGAGGATCTGGTCAGCCGGGTCGAGAAATCGTACGACGATTACGAGTTCCACGTGCTCTACCACGCCGTGCACAACTTCTGCTCGGTCGACATGAGCTCCTTTTATCTCGATATCCTCAAGGATCGGCTCTACACCACCAAACAAGCGAGCCCGGAACGGCGCAGCGCCCAGACCGCGATGTACATGATCATCGACGCCCTGACCCGCCTGGTCGCTCCGGTACTCTCCTTCACCGCCGACGAGATCTGGTGGCAGCTGCCGGGAGAGCGTGAAGAATCGGTGCATCTCGCCGGCTTCCCGCGCTTCGAAAAAAAGCTGCGTGATCCGGAACTCGAAGAGCGCTACAAGCAGCTGATCGCGATCCGCAGCGATGTCACCAAGGCCCTCGAGCTGGCCCGCAACGAAAAGACCGTCGGCCACTCCCTCGACGCCCGGGTCACCATCGCCGCCAGCGGCGACGCCAAAGCCCTGCTCGAGCAGTACCGGGATGAGCTTGCCACCCTGTTCATCGTCTCCCAGGCCGAATTGACCGACAGCCTCGGTGCCGAGGCCCAGAGCGGTGACGAGGTTGAAGGGCTCAAGGTTGCGGTCGCCAAGGCCGACGGCGAGAAGTGTGAGCGCTGCTGGAACTACAGGACGACCGTCGGTACCAACAGCGACCACCCGTCGATCTGTTCCAGCTGCAGCGATGCCCTGAGCTAA
- the lspA gene encoding signal peptidase II, whose product MAVKYRILLAVTIVSLVLDQWTKWLVDQKMALHESIPLIDNFLALTYVRNKGAAFGIFADSSFRIPFFITVSIAAVIGIIWFYRKVAEEQRLLQWALALVFCGAVGNLIDRIRFGEVIDFIDVHWYQHHWPAFNVADSCISVGVALMLVDLLRDEWQKKKGKEAGSEA is encoded by the coding sequence ATGGCGGTAAAATACCGGATACTCCTGGCGGTCACTATTGTCTCGCTGGTCCTCGATCAGTGGACCAAGTGGCTGGTCGACCAGAAAATGGCGCTGCACGAATCGATCCCGCTGATCGATAACTTTCTCGCCCTGACCTACGTACGCAACAAGGGCGCCGCCTTCGGTATCTTCGCCGACAGCTCGTTCCGGATCCCTTTTTTCATTACCGTATCAATCGCCGCCGTCATCGGCATCATCTGGTTCTACCGCAAGGTCGCAGAAGAGCAACGGCTGCTGCAGTGGGCCCTGGCCCTGGTCTTTTGCGGCGCCGTCGGCAACCTGATCGACCGGATCCGTTTCGGCGAAGTGATCGATTTTATCGACGTCCACTGGTATCAGCACCATTGGCCGGCCTTCAACGTCGCCGATTCCTGTATCAGTGTCGGCGTCGCCCTGATGCTGGTCGATCTTCTGCGTGATGAGTGGCAGAAGAAAAAAGGGAAAGAGGCGGGTTCCGAAGCATAA